The Longimicrobiales bacterium genome contains a region encoding:
- a CDS encoding YeeE/YedE thiosulfate transporter family protein translates to MTENAQKPGSLVVYFLLGTFLGVVFLKSEVVSWFRIQEMFRFQSIHMYGIIGLAVGVGAISVAAMKKFGTRTVRGDEIAWPDAESKRPQKHHILGGTIFGLGWGLAGACPGPLFALIGSGLPIIGVALLGALVGAWTYGLMKPSLPH, encoded by the coding sequence ATGACAGAAAACGCTCAGAAGCCTGGCTCATTAGTGGTCTACTTCCTTCTCGGGACCTTTCTCGGAGTGGTGTTCCTCAAGTCGGAGGTCGTCTCGTGGTTCCGGATCCAGGAGATGTTCCGCTTCCAAAGCATCCACATGTACGGGATTATTGGTCTCGCGGTTGGTGTGGGGGCAATCTCGGTGGCGGCCATGAAGAAATTCGGGACTCGCACCGTGCGCGGTGACGAGATCGCCTGGCCGGATGCCGAGTCCAAGAGACCACAAAAGCACCACATCCTGGGCGGCACGATCTTCGGCCTTGGCTGGGGTCTCGCCGGTGCATGCCCCGGCCCGCTCTTCGCACTTATCGGGAGTGGCCTGCCCATCATCGGTGTTGCGCTGCTGGGGGCTCTGGTCGGTGCGTGGACTTACGGCCTCATGAAGCCGAGCCTGCCTCACTAG
- a CDS encoding helix-turn-helix transcriptional regulator, which produces MDDLRQSTSPTVKLRNPFAAALSDNGEDRSGRTVARGAAYITLDRLVKKGCLTSRMADASEERGGRARRYFAVTESGRGALREAKEALVQAWQGLEGVVER; this is translated from the coding sequence GTGGACGACCTCCGGCAGAGCACGTCCCCCACAGTCAAACTCCGCAACCCTTTCGCTGCAGCCCTGTCTGACAATGGTGAGGACCGGTCCGGTCGCACCGTTGCCCGCGGCGCGGCCTACATCACCTTGGACCGGCTCGTGAAGAAGGGATGCCTGACATCACGTATGGCTGACGCTTCTGAAGAACGAGGAGGCCGGGCCCGCCGCTACTTCGCGGTCACAGAGAGCGGCCGAGGTGCCCTGCGGGAGGCCAAGGAAGCCCTGGTACAGGCCTGGCAAGGTTTGGAGGGAGTCGTTGAGAGATGA
- a CDS encoding YeeE/YedE thiosulfate transporter family protein yields MPDILTQPWPWYVAGPLIGLVVPFVYWYGGKKWGVSSSLQHLCAAALPGKIEYFNYDWWKKGSWHLAMAAGMVLGGLLGGRVLSNPDDVVAISDATRADLAEMGITDFSGLIPSDVMSFEALFTLPGVMLVIVGGFLVGFGARYANGCTSGHAISGLANLQLSSLVVVMGFFIGGLISAHLLLPIVL; encoded by the coding sequence ATGCCGGACATCCTCACTCAGCCCTGGCCGTGGTACGTGGCCGGCCCTCTCATCGGCCTCGTCGTACCCTTCGTGTACTGGTATGGCGGGAAAAAGTGGGGCGTCTCGTCGAGCCTCCAACATCTTTGCGCAGCCGCACTCCCCGGCAAGATCGAGTACTTCAACTACGACTGGTGGAAGAAGGGTTCGTGGCATCTCGCCATGGCCGCCGGAATGGTGCTGGGTGGCCTCCTGGGAGGCCGAGTGTTGTCCAATCCAGACGACGTCGTCGCGATCTCGGACGCCACCCGTGCGGACCTCGCCGAAATGGGGATCACAGATTTCTCCGGCCTGATCCCGTCCGACGTGATGTCTTTCGAGGCGCTGTTTACTCTTCCGGGGGTGATGTTGGTCATCGTCGGTGGCTTCCTCGTTGGCTTCGGCGCCCGTTACGCCAACGGCTGCACATCCGGGCACGCGATTTCCGGCTTGGCCAACCTCCAGCTGTCTTCGTTGGTAGTCGTCATGGGTTTCTTCATAGGTGGGCTGATCTCTGCCCACCTGCTCCTCCCCATCGTTCTTTAG
- a CDS encoding SulP family inorganic anion transporter: MPEAAPKTRIAIGDLSGGIASAIVAITGNVAAGVIAFAPLGPEYVGQGILAGMLSSVVAGLVAALFGGAPGMISGPKATTSMAFAALLASLLATGRFDLANPESANLLLSLAFGAVLISGSVQILLGAFRVGGLVKFMPYPVVAGIRNTTAILLIYGQFWPFLGVSKQSPLELLGGLGQIQPATMLVAAVTAGLAWKGSKFMPKPAVAVVALVSGTVLYHVIDFVGGDVPLGPVLGALPSAVPTPAYFAGIVSAFTDSANFTLLAAVISGALAMAVLDSISALITLVTYQSIADKRFDANNQLIGQGIGSAAVAFFGGLTTSGILARAAVNHSAGGRTRVSGVVNAVAVLVLVVLLAQPLAMIPKAAIAGLIMVIASGLFDRWSFDQIKEALNTEAEDRRDNIVAVAQMAFVVAVGVVAGLVFAVGAGVALSALVFVAQMSRSPIRRVRTGRTVRSTKRRDQYMTDLLVEEGQRIAVIQLEGMIFFGSCDPLAARAEDLADKGAEFVLLDMKRVSGIDATGFKVLGQTFERLRSRGTTLAFGYVQPGTINSDLAEDLVLNGVPAARMFESSDAGLEHFEEGLLMKLGAGDSHKNGWTLEDFGEAWEITGDELEALSLIMERRTFDPEDFVFVEGDTSRSLYLLCRGDADVSIPIPGGTRRRRLATLSQGTVFGEMALLDGLPRAAGVRATGRLEVLELTFDAFSKLSEERPQVAMKIQKSIGRILGTRLRGANALILELDS; encoded by the coding sequence ATGCCGGAAGCCGCACCTAAGACCCGCATCGCGATCGGAGACCTGTCAGGAGGTATTGCGTCTGCGATCGTGGCGATTACCGGGAATGTGGCAGCCGGCGTCATCGCGTTTGCCCCGCTCGGTCCGGAATACGTTGGGCAGGGCATTCTGGCGGGCATGCTGTCCTCCGTAGTTGCAGGTCTAGTGGCCGCACTGTTCGGTGGCGCGCCGGGGATGATCTCCGGACCGAAGGCGACCACGTCCATGGCGTTTGCTGCCCTGCTGGCGTCATTGCTGGCCACGGGTCGATTCGACTTGGCCAACCCGGAGTCCGCGAACCTGCTGCTTTCGTTGGCATTCGGGGCCGTGCTGATCAGCGGAAGCGTACAAATTTTGCTTGGTGCATTTCGTGTGGGCGGGCTGGTCAAATTCATGCCCTATCCGGTTGTAGCCGGCATTCGGAATACGACCGCCATCCTGCTGATCTACGGACAGTTCTGGCCGTTTCTCGGGGTTTCGAAGCAGTCACCGCTCGAATTGCTGGGCGGCCTGGGTCAGATCCAGCCAGCTACCATGCTCGTGGCGGCAGTGACTGCAGGATTGGCTTGGAAAGGCAGCAAGTTCATGCCCAAGCCCGCCGTTGCGGTCGTCGCGTTGGTGAGTGGTACGGTCCTATACCACGTGATCGATTTCGTGGGAGGGGATGTCCCGTTGGGCCCCGTCCTCGGCGCCTTACCGTCCGCTGTGCCGACGCCAGCCTATTTCGCGGGCATTGTGAGTGCCTTTACTGACAGCGCCAACTTCACGCTTCTCGCCGCGGTGATTTCCGGTGCGCTGGCTATGGCCGTGCTCGATTCCATCTCCGCGCTGATCACTTTGGTTACGTACCAGAGCATTGCAGACAAGCGGTTCGACGCGAACAACCAGCTTATCGGGCAGGGAATCGGATCGGCCGCAGTGGCGTTCTTCGGCGGACTCACGACCTCGGGGATTTTGGCTCGAGCGGCGGTGAACCACAGCGCCGGTGGGCGTACCCGTGTTTCCGGTGTGGTGAACGCGGTAGCGGTCCTCGTATTGGTCGTGCTGCTCGCTCAGCCGCTCGCGATGATTCCGAAGGCGGCCATCGCCGGTCTCATCATGGTGATCGCGTCGGGGCTCTTCGACCGGTGGAGCTTCGATCAGATCAAGGAAGCGCTGAATACAGAGGCAGAGGACCGACGAGACAATATTGTCGCGGTCGCTCAGATGGCGTTCGTTGTTGCTGTGGGAGTCGTCGCTGGGCTGGTCTTCGCGGTGGGGGCAGGGGTCGCATTGTCCGCCTTGGTCTTCGTCGCTCAGATGAGTCGCTCCCCTATTCGGCGCGTTCGGACGGGCCGCACGGTCCGATCAACCAAACGGCGCGATCAGTACATGACCGACCTGTTGGTCGAGGAAGGGCAGCGGATCGCGGTGATCCAACTCGAGGGTATGATTTTCTTTGGATCGTGTGATCCCCTAGCGGCTCGTGCGGAGGATCTGGCGGACAAGGGCGCCGAGTTCGTGCTTCTGGATATGAAACGCGTGAGCGGGATTGACGCGACCGGCTTCAAGGTCCTGGGGCAGACCTTCGAACGGCTGAGGTCGCGCGGGACGACGTTGGCGTTCGGATATGTCCAGCCGGGGACGATCAACTCGGACCTCGCGGAGGACCTGGTGCTCAACGGAGTTCCTGCCGCTCGAATGTTCGAGAGCTCGGATGCCGGCCTCGAACACTTCGAGGAAGGGCTCCTCATGAAGCTTGGAGCCGGGGACAGTCATAAGAATGGGTGGACGCTCGAAGACTTCGGAGAGGCGTGGGAGATTACAGGTGACGAGCTTGAGGCTCTGTCTCTGATCATGGAACGCCGGACCTTCGATCCCGAGGACTTTGTCTTCGTGGAGGGCGACACGAGTCGGTCACTCTATCTCTTGTGCCGCGGAGACGCGGATGTGTCCATCCCGATTCCAGGTGGTACCCGACGTCGCCGTCTCGCGACGTTGTCTCAGGGGACTGTGTTCGGCGAGATGGCTCTACTGGATGGACTCCCCAGGGCCGCGGGCGTGCGGGCCACGGGTCGACTCGAGGTGCTTGAACTCACGTTTGATGCGTTCTCCAAGCTCAGTGAAGAACGTCCCCAAGTCGCGATGAAGATCCAGAAGAGCATCGGCAGGATCCTGGGGACCCGACTCCGGGGGGCGAACGCTTTGATCTTGGAGCTCGATTCATGA
- a CDS encoding gamma-glutamyltransferase: protein MRFQKLSAVVLAAALVAAATPDFSAAQNVRQSGRSNTGMVSAAHPMATEAGVKILEMGGNAADAAVAAGFAIAVVEPTMNSIGGRNQILLRTAEGEFHGIDGTTQAPFDYDYETAPQAGYGYAVIAVPGALAGLLKLHDEHGSLPLASLMAAAIDYAENGFRVLPADAARQMFGMEQAMEFPGTAKAYYRGNGTPHQAGDLLRQPDYANTLRKIAEGGRELFYEGEMAETMAADLAAHGSAVTLEAFREYVAEDSRIVRGSYRGYDLIGTDIPAAGVLSIQALQIMENFDPSSMSEAEWFAITGQALSFASRELRTLGPDSATTRAISKEWATRMAEEIAAPAMGDRPDSEATPMGESPLPPLADRGDNFGGHTTHLATADENGMFVSLTQTLGPNMGSKVVTPGLGFLYASTLGGYLGRMEAGDRARSNINPFMVMKDGEVVLALGAAGGGLIPPAVVHAITRVIDFGMSLPDALAEPRVAGARGGGFNAETSPDIGWTDAELEQMRALGIDINPQPQSGAFGRVHGIQYDPETNTWIGAADPDWEGSARGPAARRPGN, encoded by the coding sequence ATGCGCTTTCAGAAACTTTCCGCAGTCGTTCTCGCCGCCGCTCTGGTAGCGGCCGCCACTCCTGACTTCAGTGCGGCTCAGAACGTCCGGCAATCCGGGCGCTCGAATACCGGAATGGTCTCCGCGGCTCACCCCATGGCGACCGAGGCCGGCGTGAAGATCCTCGAGATGGGCGGGAATGCCGCCGACGCCGCTGTGGCCGCCGGCTTCGCGATCGCGGTCGTCGAACCGACCATGAACAGCATTGGGGGCCGCAACCAGATCTTGCTGCGGACTGCAGAGGGTGAATTCCACGGCATCGATGGGACGACGCAGGCGCCGTTTGACTACGACTACGAGACCGCCCCCCAGGCCGGCTACGGATATGCCGTGATCGCCGTGCCCGGAGCGCTGGCAGGACTGCTCAAGCTCCACGACGAACACGGTTCTCTCCCGCTGGCTAGCCTGATGGCGGCGGCGATCGACTATGCGGAGAACGGCTTCAGAGTTCTTCCAGCCGACGCCGCCCGTCAAATGTTCGGGATGGAACAGGCCATGGAGTTTCCTGGCACAGCTAAGGCCTACTACCGCGGGAACGGCACGCCCCACCAGGCCGGCGACCTCCTGCGGCAACCGGATTACGCCAACACTCTCCGCAAGATCGCCGAGGGCGGGCGGGAGCTCTTCTATGAAGGAGAGATGGCCGAAACGATGGCTGCGGACCTCGCAGCTCACGGCAGCGCCGTCACTCTGGAGGCGTTTAGGGAATACGTGGCTGAGGACAGTCGCATCGTCCGGGGCAGCTACCGGGGGTATGACCTCATCGGAACCGATATACCAGCAGCAGGCGTGCTCTCGATTCAAGCTCTCCAAATCATGGAAAACTTCGACCCGTCTTCGATGTCCGAAGCGGAATGGTTCGCCATCACCGGGCAGGCTCTGAGCTTCGCCTCGCGTGAGTTGAGAACGCTTGGCCCGGACAGCGCGACCACGCGTGCGATCTCAAAGGAATGGGCTACGCGGATGGCGGAGGAAATCGCAGCTCCAGCCATGGGCGACCGACCTGACTCCGAAGCCACGCCGATGGGGGAGAGCCCGTTGCCCCCCCTCGCCGACCGTGGGGATAACTTCGGCGGCCATACGACTCATCTAGCGACCGCTGACGAAAACGGGATGTTCGTTTCTCTGACACAGACACTCGGACCGAACATGGGCTCGAAAGTCGTGACGCCGGGGCTCGGCTTTCTCTACGCGTCGACATTGGGTGGGTACTTGGGACGGATGGAGGCCGGTGACCGTGCCCGTTCGAACATTAACCCGTTCATGGTTATGAAAGACGGAGAGGTTGTTCTCGCACTCGGCGCTGCCGGCGGTGGCTTGATTCCCCCGGCGGTCGTCCACGCGATCACGCGCGTGATCGACTTCGGCATGTCTCTCCCCGACGCACTTGCTGAACCCCGCGTCGCAGGTGCCCGTGGCGGCGGCTTCAACGCCGAAACGAGTCCCGACATCGGATGGACCGATGCCGAACTCGAACAAATGAGAGCCCTTGGCATCGACATCAACCCACAGCCACAAAGCGGCGCCTTCGGCCGTGTGCACGGAATCCAGTACGACCCGGAGACCAACACTTGGATCGGCGCAGCCGATCCCGATTGGGAAGGGAGCGCCCGCGGACCGGCGGCCCGCCGTCCCGGTAACTGA
- a CDS encoding sulfatase, giving the protein MNVRRRIGYVLVAIAGCSGQGQDSAQERPNILLVFTDDHAAHAVSAYGSVLNQTPNIDRLAAEGILFRNAFVTNSICAPSRATVLSGQYGHLNGVPTNRDTLYSATVTFPGLLQDVGYQTAIVGKWHLKISPKGFDHYEVLRGQGPYYNPVLYTPTDSVRYEGYTTDIITDRALEWMRQERDPSEPFLLMYQHKAPHREWAPGPDQLDLYTDIELPEPSTLFDDWEGRTSAAQTQEMTIARDMTDRDLKFVPPANLTEAQLETWYAAYVPRNEALEAAGLEGDELVRWKYQRYVKDYLRAIASVDDNLGRVLDYLEEEGLADNTVVVYTSDQGFFLGDHGWFDKRWMYEESLRTPMLIRWPAGIEAGTVSDAMVQNLDLAETFLDLAGASIPNSMQGRSMVELFDGEAPADWRDAIYYQYFEYPGWHMVRRHYGVRTQTHKLIHYYEIDEWELFDLVADPDELSSVHADPQYADVRATLALQLDSLRTHFAVPDEDQVPYVVWPPGG; this is encoded by the coding sequence ATGAACGTGCGCCGACGGATCGGATACGTGCTCGTGGCGATCGCAGGATGCTCGGGGCAAGGGCAGGATTCTGCTCAGGAACGCCCCAATATTCTCCTGGTCTTCACGGACGACCATGCAGCACATGCGGTGTCCGCCTATGGATCGGTGTTGAATCAGACACCGAACATCGATCGCCTCGCGGCCGAGGGCATTCTCTTCCGGAATGCCTTCGTCACGAACTCCATCTGTGCCCCCAGTCGAGCGACGGTACTCAGCGGTCAGTACGGACACCTGAACGGCGTCCCAACGAATCGGGACACGCTCTATTCTGCGACCGTCACTTTCCCTGGACTCCTGCAGGACGTCGGCTACCAGACGGCCATTGTCGGGAAGTGGCACCTCAAGATCAGCCCTAAAGGATTTGACCACTACGAAGTGCTTCGCGGGCAGGGGCCGTACTACAACCCCGTGCTCTACACGCCAACCGACAGCGTGCGCTACGAAGGGTACACGACGGACATCATCACGGACCGAGCGCTCGAATGGATGAGGCAGGAGCGTGATCCGTCCGAGCCGTTCTTGCTCATGTATCAACACAAAGCGCCTCACCGAGAGTGGGCCCCGGGCCCAGACCAACTCGATCTCTATACAGACATCGAGCTGCCTGAGCCGTCCACGCTCTTCGACGACTGGGAGGGCCGCACGAGTGCCGCCCAGACGCAGGAGATGACGATTGCGCGCGACATGACGGACCGAGATCTCAAGTTCGTGCCGCCTGCGAATCTGACGGAAGCGCAACTCGAGACATGGTACGCCGCCTATGTGCCCCGAAATGAAGCGTTGGAAGCAGCCGGCCTCGAAGGAGATGAACTCGTCCGCTGGAAGTACCAGCGCTACGTGAAGGACTATCTGCGGGCGATCGCCTCCGTAGATGACAACTTGGGCAGGGTACTCGACTACTTGGAGGAGGAGGGCCTCGCGGACAATACGGTGGTGGTGTACACCTCTGACCAGGGCTTCTTCTTGGGCGACCACGGCTGGTTCGACAAGCGATGGATGTACGAGGAGTCGCTGCGTACCCCCATGCTGATCCGGTGGCCGGCCGGTATCGAGGCGGGCACCGTGAGTGACGCGATGGTTCAGAATCTCGACCTCGCCGAGACGTTCTTGGACTTGGCTGGGGCCTCGATCCCGAACTCTATGCAAGGTCGTAGCATGGTCGAACTCTTTGACGGAGAGGCGCCAGCCGATTGGAGAGACGCCATCTATTATCAGTACTTCGAGTACCCGGGATGGCACATGGTGCGGCGTCACTACGGCGTGCGTACACAGACGCACAAGTTGATCCACTACTACGAGATCGATGAGTGGGAGCTCTTTGATTTGGTGGCCGACCCGGACGAACTTTCCAGTGTCCATGCCGATCCGCAGTATGCCGACGTGCGAGCGACCCTTGCTCTACAGTTGGACTCGCTACGGACTCATTTCGCGGTTCCGGATGAGGATCAGGTCCCATACGTTGTTTGGCCTCCGGGTGGCTGA
- a CDS encoding cytochrome c, protein MRRATTWAAVAVLLAACSPADGPQQATNGVDSEAGDFSAELAANAPASFGFGADATNARIAMWDIDVKPDGEGLPVGSGSVSEGKRVYEMYCIACHGPTGTEGPNDRLAATDEWEQWPVARGVGNYWPYATTLYDYVRKAMPQNAPGSLSDDQNYAVIAYVLNLNGLLADDGVLDATSLPAIQMPARDRFVADDRVGGPEIR, encoded by the coding sequence ATGAGGCGAGCGACTACTTGGGCCGCGGTCGCGGTTCTCTTGGCGGCGTGCTCACCGGCAGACGGCCCGCAGCAGGCGACCAACGGCGTGGATTCCGAGGCTGGAGACTTCTCGGCCGAGTTGGCGGCGAACGCACCGGCTTCTTTCGGCTTCGGCGCGGATGCCACGAACGCCCGGATCGCGATGTGGGACATCGATGTGAAGCCGGATGGAGAAGGTCTTCCAGTGGGAAGCGGTTCCGTCTCCGAAGGCAAACGCGTTTACGAGATGTACTGCATCGCGTGCCATGGTCCGACGGGTACCGAAGGGCCGAACGACCGGTTGGCCGCTACCGATGAGTGGGAGCAGTGGCCGGTAGCGCGCGGGGTCGGCAACTATTGGCCCTACGCCACGACGCTTTACGACTACGTCCGCAAGGCGATGCCGCAGAACGCGCCGGGATCACTCTCCGACGATCAGAACTATGCGGTGATCGCGTATGTGCTGAATCTGAACGGGCTGCTCGCGGACGACGGGGTCCTGGATGCGACGTCCTTGCCGGCGATCCAAATGCCGGCGCGTGATCGGTTCGTAGCAGATGACCGCGTGGGTGGGCCGGAGATCCGCTAA
- a CDS encoding glycosyltransferase — MAAVFESLTAVLPTLDETHSLTHTVDVLVGDLRAELIQILVIVCDRTTEGALSHIDAAVEKYPDLVSVHWQDKPFFGGAILKAFQVSTGSHTMLMAPDLETKPEDAHVLVAAAKEHPDAVITASRWAGGGFEGYNKVKLVANWVFQKSFAILYGVKLTDMTFGYRILPTHLTKTIKWEEARHPFVLETIVKPLRLGVRAVEVPTSWKARVEGESVNPFMRNFEYFRPGFKTRFMNRDDIVKSDEPE; from the coding sequence GTGGCAGCCGTCTTCGAGTCTCTAACAGCCGTACTTCCCACGTTGGACGAGACGCATTCCCTCACGCATACCGTCGACGTGCTCGTCGGAGACCTCCGTGCGGAACTGATCCAAATCCTAGTGATCGTATGTGATCGAACAACGGAAGGCGCGCTGTCGCACATCGATGCAGCGGTCGAGAAGTACCCAGACCTGGTCAGTGTGCATTGGCAGGACAAGCCATTCTTCGGCGGGGCCATCCTCAAGGCGTTCCAAGTCTCGACGGGCAGCCACACGATGCTCATGGCTCCGGATCTCGAAACCAAGCCAGAGGACGCCCACGTGCTCGTGGCCGCAGCGAAGGAGCACCCAGACGCCGTGATCACGGCTTCGCGTTGGGCGGGTGGGGGCTTCGAGGGGTACAACAAGGTCAAGCTGGTCGCGAATTGGGTCTTCCAAAAAAGCTTCGCGATCTTGTACGGGGTAAAGCTCACCGACATGACCTTTGGGTATCGAATTTTGCCCACACACCTCACCAAGACTATTAAGTGGGAAGAGGCCAGGCACCCGTTCGTCCTAGAAACAATCGTGAAACCGCTGCGACTCGGTGTAAGGGCCGTCGAGGTGCCTACGTCTTGGAAGGCGCGGGTAGAAGGTGAGTCGGTGAACCCGTTCATGCGTAACTTCGAGTACTTCAGACCGGGCTTCAAAACCCGATTTATGAACCGCGACGACATTGTCAAGTCGGACGAGCCAGAGTAG
- a CDS encoding amidohydrolase, with protein sequence MRRKILFTVAALAFPTLASAQDGKQMVSDFIDQNAMAYGDIAQEIWDFAELGYLEEQSSALLQVTLRDAGFEVEVGVAGIPTAFVATFKTGDGPVIGVLAEFDALPGITQDRQPVRAPIDSKPAGHACGHHLFGTGSVAAAIATKEWMESTGQQGEIRLYGTPAEEGGAGKVYMVREGLFDDVDVVLHWHPSSQNAAGASSTLSNKSAKFRFSGISAHAAGAPERGRSALDGVEAMNHMVNMMREHVPQETRIHYVITYGGAAPNVVPDFAEVFYYVRNPDPANVKSIFERVAKAAEGAALGTGTTMEYEVIHGLYNMLPNVALQETMHANLERVGGVYYDDQEWTFAELIKETLPADGPSLETAAEIQPFFVTEEGSGGSTDVADVSWMVPTGGMGAATWVPGTSAHSWQAIAAGGTGIGDKGMIVAAKTLAMTAIDLFTNPDLIEAAKTEHTDRIPEGWVYEPLLGDRDPPLDYRKPAGPGGN encoded by the coding sequence ATGAGACGCAAAATTCTATTCACAGTGGCGGCCCTCGCCTTCCCGACCTTGGCCTCGGCTCAAGACGGAAAACAGATGGTCAGCGACTTCATCGACCAGAACGCCATGGCGTACGGCGATATCGCTCAAGAGATCTGGGACTTCGCCGAATTGGGGTACCTGGAGGAACAGAGTTCAGCCCTCCTCCAAGTGACCCTGCGTGACGCAGGCTTCGAAGTCGAGGTCGGAGTAGCGGGAATCCCCACCGCGTTCGTGGCCACGTTCAAGACTGGAGATGGTCCAGTGATTGGAGTCCTGGCGGAGTTCGACGCACTTCCAGGAATCACCCAAGACCGCCAGCCGGTCCGTGCCCCCATCGACAGCAAGCCGGCGGGACATGCCTGTGGCCACCACTTGTTTGGCACGGGATCGGTCGCTGCAGCCATTGCTACCAAGGAGTGGATGGAGTCCACGGGACAGCAGGGCGAGATCCGGCTGTACGGCACGCCGGCAGAAGAAGGTGGAGCCGGGAAAGTCTACATGGTTCGCGAAGGTCTCTTCGACGACGTGGACGTCGTGCTCCATTGGCACCCCAGTTCTCAGAATGCGGCGGGCGCGAGCAGCACCTTGTCGAACAAGTCGGCCAAGTTCCGCTTCAGCGGTATCTCCGCGCACGCGGCCGGTGCACCGGAGCGGGGCCGTTCGGCCCTGGATGGTGTCGAGGCCATGAACCACATGGTCAACATGATGCGTGAGCACGTCCCACAAGAAACGCGCATCCACTACGTGATTACATACGGCGGCGCCGCCCCGAACGTGGTGCCGGACTTCGCTGAGGTCTTCTACTACGTCCGCAACCCGGATCCGGCCAACGTGAAGTCCATCTTTGAGCGCGTCGCGAAGGCGGCTGAGGGCGCGGCACTCGGCACAGGGACGACCATGGAGTACGAGGTCATCCACGGGCTGTACAACATGCTCCCAAACGTGGCACTCCAAGAGACCATGCACGCCAATCTCGAACGGGTAGGTGGCGTGTACTACGACGACCAAGAATGGACGTTCGCGGAGCTCATCAAGGAAACACTCCCCGCTGACGGGCCATCGCTCGAGACAGCGGCCGAAATCCAGCCGTTCTTCGTCACAGAAGAGGGCAGCGGCGGCTCCACGGACGTTGCTGACGTCAGTTGGATGGTCCCGACGGGTGGCATGGGTGCTGCGACCTGGGTGCCGGGCACCTCAGCGCACTCCTGGCAGGCGATCGCCGCGGGCGGCACCGGCATCGGAGACAAGGGCATGATCGTAGCAGCGAAGACCCTCGCTATGACCGCTATCGATCTCTTCACAAACCCCGACCTGATCGAGGCCGCGAAGACCGAGCACACAGATCGTATCCCGGAAGGCTGGGTGTATGAGCCCCTCCTCGGGGATCGCGACCCTCCGCTCGACTACCGTAAGCCAGCCGGCCCGGGAGGCAACTGA